From Ndongobacter massiliensis:
AACAGCACACACGCGGTGATTACGGCGCATTCGGGACTGCCGGAAGTGCGCCTGTTTACGGATTTGCACGACGCAAAAATCGGGGATAAATTCTACGTGCACAATTTTAAGGAAATTTTAGCGTACCAGGTGGACGATATCAGCAAAATTTCACCGGAAGATTTTTCGCACCTTTTGATTGCTCCGGGACATGATTATGTGACCCTCCTTACGTGTACGCCGGTGGGTATCAATTCGCATCGCCTGCTTGTGCGCGGGCACCGGGTTCCCTATGTGCCGGCGGCGGAGGAACAGATTATTGCGGAAAATGCGACAAATTTCCGTTACCGCTATCTCTTCTACGGAGCAATTGCGCTGATTCTCTTTCTTTTGTTGCTCCTCTTTGTTCTGCATGCCCGGCAGAAGCGTCTGGAGCGCCGCATGAAGATGCTGGAAGCACAAAAAGAGCAAGGAGGTGCCGCGGATGAAAAAGAAAAGGTGGAGTAAATCCAATCTCTTCCTGTTGAGCCTTTTTATCCTGGGACTGCTTTTGGCGGCGTATCCTTTCATCTCGGATTATTACTACCGTGTGGAGTTTGATCAAAAGATCCAGACTTTTGATACGGATGCCGACGGATTGGACCCGGAGGAGCTTGCACGGCGTATGAATTTGGCGCGGGCTTACAATCGTACGCTGGACCCCGGTCGTTTAGCCGACCCCTATACAAAGGAGGAGAAAGAAGGTCGCGCAGAATACGCGAAGATGCTAGAAATGCACGCCATTATGGGGCATATTGCCATTCCTTGCATTGACGTATCGCTTCCGGTATATGCGGGAACGGCGGATTCGGTATTGAGTTATGCGGCGGGACACTTGGAAGGCACTTCGCTTCCGGTCGGCGGTATGAGCACGCATGCGGTGATTACGGCACACCGCGGTCTGCCGCAGGCAAAACTCTTTCGCGATCTCGATAAATTGCAGATCGGAGATGTCTTTTATTTCAAAAACATTGAGGGGACCTTGGCGTACAAGGTGGATCGCATTTTAACGGTCGAGCCGGATAACTTTGAGCCGGTTCTCGTCGTCGAGGGGAAGGATTACATGACCCTATTGACCTGTACGCCTTATATGATCAACAGCCATCGACTTTTGGTTCGCGGCGTGCGGACGGAGTATGTGGAGGCGGTCAAAGAGGAGGAACTGACGATGCCGGCAAACTTACGTATTTACAAACTTGCTTTCTATGTAGCCTTGGGACTGATTATTCTGTTGATTCTGATCATCGCGAATCTCAGTCGCAAGTATAAAAAACTTCGCCATCGTTTGGAAGCGTTGGAAGAGAAAAGCACAACCAAAGAGACAACCAAAGAGGTGTGACGGCGGAAGCGCGATGTGATGAGGTGCATCGGAGCGGTGGTGAGCACCGGAGCTATCGAGACGGTGGACCTTTCGAGTATTTGCGCTGCCGGGAGGGACTGTGAATCGGGTTCAAACACCGGGGGGCAGGGTCACTCACAACGAAAGTGCCTCTTTCCGTGCTATCTTCAATGAAAAAGATAGCACGGAAAAAGGCAAATTGGGTGCGACACACTTATCGGGATGCTTTCGGGAGAAATCCTTATCAATGTCCCTCCGATGGTCTTCCGTACGCGCGGGTGGCATATCCGGAGTCTCTGCAAAGTTGGGACGCCCTTTTCTTTCTTTCATGTGCTTCCTTGCGTACAATGAGACATGAGGAGACGCAAAACCATGAATCCATATGAAAAGACGAGGCGATTGTTCCAAAAGAATCGAGGCATTTTAACAACGAGAGAAGCCAAAAGGCACGGCATTGATTCGGATTGTCTGCGGCAAATGGTACGCTTTGGAGAGATTCAGCGCCTTGCGCGCGGCATCTATTTCAATGCACTTTTCGGCGATTATGAACGCCGT
This genomic window contains:
- a CDS encoding class C sortase; protein product: MRKQEKKKRKRSKFRAGLPILLFLMGLALFSYPYISDLYYRVEQHDQVADFDRGKEELMPEEIAERMRLALGYNDSLRNTPTEDPYLEKNRKEGRAHYAKMLEIEEKIGVIQYPALNIELPIYAGTGEDILQRAAGHLEGTSLPIGGNSTHAVITAHSGLPEVRLFTDLHDAKIGDKFYVHNFKEILAYQVDDISKISPEDFSHLLIAPGHDYVTLLTCTPVGINSHRLLVRGHRVPYVPAAEEQIIAENATNFRYRYLFYGAIALILFLLLLLFVLHARQKRLERRMKMLEAQKEQGGAADEKEKVE
- a CDS encoding class C sortase, whose protein sequence is MKKKRWSKSNLFLLSLFILGLLLAAYPFISDYYYRVEFDQKIQTFDTDADGLDPEELARRMNLARAYNRTLDPGRLADPYTKEEKEGRAEYAKMLEMHAIMGHIAIPCIDVSLPVYAGTADSVLSYAAGHLEGTSLPVGGMSTHAVITAHRGLPQAKLFRDLDKLQIGDVFYFKNIEGTLAYKVDRILTVEPDNFEPVLVVEGKDYMTLLTCTPYMINSHRLLVRGVRTEYVEAVKEEELTMPANLRIYKLAFYVALGLIILLILIIANLSRKYKKLRHRLEALEEKSTTKETTKEV